The following are encoded in a window of Variovorax paradoxus genomic DNA:
- a CDS encoding TetR/AcrR family transcriptional regulator — protein MNDASTLAPGGTRDQILAVARGLIETRSYLGFSFQDVANAVGVRKASLYHHFPTKEALGIAVIQGATQSFKDWVAARAREPKDALESYFRMYRNTLKAGSGLCPAGALAPGWDCINEDLRLAVQALRNTQVMWLTGVLGALVPAQAQKDNPVASLAAFVFSSCQGALLASRMTGRVEDFDDAIAQLRRALPLD, from the coding sequence ATGAACGACGCTTCCACCCTGGCCCCCGGCGGCACCCGCGATCAGATTCTTGCGGTGGCGCGCGGGCTCATCGAAACCCGTTCGTACCTGGGCTTCAGCTTCCAGGACGTGGCCAACGCGGTGGGCGTGCGCAAGGCCAGCCTGTACCACCACTTTCCGACCAAGGAAGCGCTGGGCATCGCGGTGATCCAGGGCGCCACGCAGAGTTTCAAAGACTGGGTGGCGGCGCGCGCCCGCGAGCCCAAGGACGCGCTCGAATCGTATTTCCGCATGTACCGCAACACGCTGAAGGCGGGCTCGGGCCTGTGCCCGGCGGGCGCACTGGCGCCGGGCTGGGACTGCATCAACGAAGACCTGCGCCTGGCCGTGCAAGCCTTGCGCAACACGCAGGTGATGTGGCTCACGGGCGTGCTCGGCGCGCTGGTGCCGGCGCAGGCGCAGAAAGACAACCCCGTGGCCTCGCTCGCGGCCTTCGTGTTCTCGTCGTGCCAGGGCGCGCTGCTCGCGTCGCGCATGACGGGCCGCGTCGAAGACTTCGACGACGCCATCGCGCAACTGCGGCGCGCGCTGCCGCTCGACTGA
- a CDS encoding Bug family tripartite tricarboxylate transporter substrate binding protein has protein sequence MNFLAASKHSRRTTTRLLAAAALCAASSAHAQTVPRTVRLIVAYPAGGVSDVVARALGDRLATQLGTTVIVDNRAGASGAIGMDAVAKAAPDGATLGFSAISPLVLSPHLGKLPFDPLKDIVPVASVMYSPVLLVATPASKAKDFRALIAEAKAQPGAVRWATSGPASLGHIVLEQVRATAGVDITHVPYKGGGQQLNDALSGQFEILSTNASPTLSAHIQSGKLRPLAAGAPARLESLPQVPTLAELGYSAANIHSLFGVFAPAGTPAALVAKYNAEINKALASPELRTKLTATDNVPTTGTPAAFAKEIASEFESNGRIVKAAGIKAD, from the coding sequence ATGAACTTCCTCGCCGCCTCCAAGCACTCGCGCCGCACCACGACCCGGCTGCTCGCCGCCGCGGCGCTGTGCGCGGCCAGCAGCGCGCACGCGCAGACTGTGCCGCGCACCGTGCGGCTCATCGTGGCCTACCCGGCGGGCGGCGTGAGCGACGTGGTCGCCCGCGCGCTCGGCGACCGGCTCGCCACGCAACTGGGCACCACGGTGATCGTCGACAACCGCGCGGGCGCGAGCGGCGCCATCGGCATGGACGCCGTGGCCAAGGCCGCGCCCGACGGCGCGACGCTGGGCTTCTCGGCCATCAGCCCGCTGGTGCTGAGCCCGCACCTGGGCAAGCTGCCGTTCGATCCGCTGAAGGACATCGTGCCGGTGGCCAGCGTGATGTATTCGCCCGTGCTGCTGGTCGCCACGCCCGCCAGCAAGGCGAAGGACTTCCGCGCGCTGATAGCCGAAGCCAAAGCGCAGCCCGGCGCAGTGCGCTGGGCCACGTCGGGCCCGGCCTCGCTCGGCCACATCGTGCTCGAGCAGGTGCGTGCGACGGCCGGCGTGGACATCACGCACGTGCCGTACAAGGGCGGTGGTCAGCAGCTCAACGACGCGCTGAGCGGGCAGTTCGAAATTCTGTCGACCAACGCCAGCCCGACGCTGTCGGCGCACATCCAGTCGGGCAAGCTGCGCCCGCTGGCGGCGGGTGCGCCTGCGCGGCTTGAGAGCCTGCCGCAGGTGCCCACGCTGGCCGAGCTGGGCTACAGCGCGGCCAACATCCATTCGCTGTTCGGTGTGTTCGCGCCCGCGGGCACACCCGCGGCGCTGGTCGCGAAGTACAACGCCGAGATCAACAAGGCGCTCGCCAGCCCCGAGCTGCGCACCAAGCTCACGGCCACCGACAACGTGCCCACCACCGGCACGCCGGCCGCCTTCGCCAAGGAAATCGCCAGCGAGTTCGAGAGCAACGGCCGCATCGTGAAGGCCGCGGGCATCAAGGCCGATTGA
- a CDS encoding Bug family tripartite tricarboxylate transporter substrate binding protein: MNLRRLCTGLALATTATLAMAQGYPTAKPIRLIVGYPPGGGIDFAARTVQVPLQEALKQQLVVDYKPGASGMIAATELTRQPADGYTLLLANTGPFAIAPYLQSKPPYDPIKQFTYIGQISQGSYIAVTRPDHPAKNLKEFVAWAKGQPGKVNFASGGNGTSTHLNGELMNQVTGLDMTHVPYKGSAPAVQDLLGGQTQILIDAGSVLLPQVKGGKLKALAVTGPVRDPQLPDVPTVKELGLAGMESVGFQGLVGPANMPKDVVDRLSAELAKALATPEIKAKFATAGAEVHPLGPAAFAAFVKADNEKWSKLIRERKLQLD, encoded by the coding sequence ATGAACCTTCGCAGACTCTGCACCGGCCTCGCGCTGGCCACGACCGCCACGCTGGCCATGGCCCAGGGCTATCCCACCGCCAAGCCCATCCGCCTGATCGTCGGCTACCCGCCCGGCGGCGGCATCGACTTCGCGGCGCGCACGGTGCAGGTGCCGCTGCAGGAAGCGCTCAAGCAGCAGCTGGTGGTCGACTACAAGCCGGGCGCGAGCGGCATGATCGCCGCCACCGAGCTCACGCGCCAGCCGGCCGACGGCTACACGCTGCTGCTGGCCAACACCGGCCCCTTCGCCATCGCGCCGTACCTGCAGAGCAAGCCGCCGTACGACCCCATCAAGCAGTTCACCTACATCGGCCAGATCAGCCAGGGCAGCTACATCGCGGTGACGCGGCCCGACCATCCGGCGAAGAACCTCAAGGAGTTCGTGGCGTGGGCCAAGGGCCAGCCCGGCAAGGTCAACTTCGCCTCGGGCGGCAACGGCACTTCGACGCACCTGAACGGCGAGCTCATGAACCAGGTGACGGGCCTGGACATGACGCACGTGCCGTACAAGGGCAGCGCGCCTGCGGTGCAAGACCTGCTCGGCGGGCAGACGCAGATCCTCATCGACGCGGGCAGCGTGCTGCTGCCGCAGGTGAAGGGCGGCAAGCTCAAGGCGCTGGCCGTGACCGGCCCGGTGCGCGATCCGCAACTGCCCGACGTTCCGACGGTGAAGGAGCTGGGCCTCGCGGGCATGGAGTCGGTCGGTTTCCAGGGCCTGGTCGGCCCGGCCAACATGCCCAAGGACGTGGTCGATCGCCTGTCGGCTGAACTCGCGAAAGCGCTGGCGACACCGGAGATCAAGGCCAAGTTTGCGACGGCCGGCGCCGAGGTGCATCCGCTCGGCCCGGCGGCGTTTGCGGCGTTCGTCAAGGCGGACAATGAGAAGTGGTCCAAGCTGATCCGCGAGCGCAAGCTGCAGCTGGACTGA
- the psrA gene encoding iron-containing alcohol dehydrogenase PsrA, whose translation MSANYHNPVHSVYGAGALLSLPKLLEGRRAALVTFPEARALGLLDRLEAVLGDALACTLDQTRPNPDVAELAETYEWFWRTHADVEVIVAVGGGSAIDTAKALMVADEHGRFADLVAGLAGERPFVATRHKTLIAVPTTAGTGSEVTPWATIWDRERQKKYSLHLPQTWPSHAIIDPELMLSLPAAVTLQSGLDALSHALEAIWNVNANPMSDTFAVAAVQDTLEVLPQLMARLDDVELRGRMALAALKAGMAFSNTKTALAHSISYEMTLRYGLPHGIACSFPLPMVLARAIGRRPDRDAVLAQALRMPLAEAPAQLAAFIESLGVKTRFADYGVGEDEAREMLRHAQGGARGRNFIGNDVEAQEA comes from the coding sequence ATGAGCGCCAACTACCACAACCCCGTGCACAGCGTGTACGGGGCAGGGGCCCTGCTGTCCCTGCCGAAGCTGCTCGAAGGCCGGCGCGCCGCGCTGGTGACCTTTCCCGAGGCGCGCGCGCTCGGGCTGCTCGACCGGCTGGAGGCGGTGCTCGGCGATGCGCTGGCCTGCACGCTCGACCAGACGCGGCCCAACCCCGACGTGGCGGAACTGGCCGAGACCTATGAATGGTTCTGGCGCACGCATGCCGACGTGGAAGTGATCGTCGCGGTCGGCGGCGGCAGCGCCATCGACACGGCGAAGGCGCTGATGGTGGCCGACGAGCACGGGCGCTTTGCCGATCTGGTGGCGGGCCTCGCGGGCGAGCGGCCCTTCGTCGCCACGCGCCACAAGACGCTCATCGCCGTGCCCACGACGGCCGGCACGGGCAGCGAGGTCACGCCCTGGGCCACCATCTGGGACCGCGAGCGGCAGAAGAAGTACTCGCTGCATCTGCCGCAGACCTGGCCGAGCCACGCCATCATCGACCCCGAGCTGATGCTGTCGCTGCCTGCGGCGGTCACGCTGCAGAGTGGGCTCGATGCGCTGTCGCACGCGCTCGAAGCGATCTGGAACGTCAACGCGAATCCGATGTCCGACACCTTCGCCGTGGCGGCCGTGCAGGACACGCTGGAGGTGCTGCCGCAGCTCATGGCCCGGCTCGACGACGTCGAGCTGCGCGGGCGCATGGCGCTCGCGGCGCTGAAGGCGGGCATGGCGTTTTCCAACACCAAGACCGCGCTCGCGCATTCGATCTCGTACGAGATGACGCTGCGCTACGGCCTGCCGCACGGCATCGCCTGCTCGTTCCCGCTGCCGATGGTGCTGGCGCGGGCCATCGGACGTCGGCCCGACCGCGACGCGGTGCTGGCGCAGGCATTGCGCATGCCGCTGGCCGAGGCGCCGGCGCAGCTTGCAGCCTTCATCGAATCGCTGGGCGTGAAGACGCGCTTCGCCGACTACGGCGTGGGCGAGGACGAGGCGCGCGAGATGCTGCGCCATGCCCAGGGCGGGGCGCGCGGGCGCAACTTCATCGGCAACGATGTGGAGGCGCAGGAAGCCTGA
- the phnE gene encoding phosphonate ABC transporter, permease protein PhnE, producing the protein MIAIGRFNVLIAKSGGNPGWWKYAVAVFAGIGVLWWAAIGSQVSFSELGKGMPWIADFLGRMLPPNWEFMQKLVGPAIETVQIALWGTLLAVILAVPLCFFAARNISPNIAVFHAMRQVLNITRGINEIILALIFVAAVGLGPFPGVLALALHGAGMLGKFFAESIEEIDQGPIEALRATGAGPIQTIIFGVIPQVVTAWIGVIVYRFETNLRQATVLGMVGAGGIGFELVGSMKLFQYQDTATCILVIVVMVMTADYLSTRLRSWIQQGAHR; encoded by the coding sequence ATGATCGCCATCGGACGCTTCAATGTGCTGATCGCCAAGAGCGGCGGCAACCCCGGCTGGTGGAAGTACGCCGTGGCCGTGTTCGCCGGCATCGGCGTGCTCTGGTGGGCCGCCATCGGCAGCCAGGTGAGCTTCAGCGAACTCGGCAAGGGCATGCCCTGGATCGCCGACTTCCTCGGACGCATGCTGCCGCCCAACTGGGAGTTCATGCAGAAGCTCGTCGGCCCCGCCATCGAGACCGTGCAGATCGCGCTGTGGGGCACGCTGCTTGCGGTGATTCTTGCGGTGCCGCTGTGCTTCTTCGCGGCGCGCAACATCTCGCCGAACATCGCCGTGTTCCATGCGATGCGGCAGGTGCTCAACATCACGCGCGGCATCAACGAGATCATCCTGGCGCTGATCTTCGTGGCGGCCGTCGGCCTGGGTCCGTTCCCCGGCGTGCTGGCACTGGCGCTGCATGGCGCGGGCATGCTCGGCAAGTTCTTCGCCGAGTCGATCGAGGAGATCGACCAGGGCCCGATCGAGGCGCTGCGCGCGACCGGCGCCGGGCCGATCCAGACCATCATCTTCGGCGTCATTCCGCAGGTGGTCACCGCGTGGATCGGCGTGATCGTCTACCGCTTCGAGACCAACCTGCGTCAGGCCACCGTGCTGGGCATGGTGGGCGCGGGCGGCATCGGCTTCGAACTCGTGGGCAGCATGAAGCTGTTCCAGTACCAGGACACGGCCACCTGCATCCTGGTGATCGTCGTGATGGTGATGACGGCCGACTACCTCTCGACGCGGCTGCGCAGCTGGATCCAGCAGGGCGCGCACCGATGA
- the phnC gene encoding phosphonate ABC transporter ATP-binding protein yields MIEIRGLCKRYGDFTALHRVDLTVAKGEFVVILGASGAGKSTLLRCINHLAEPSEGEIHVDGERSRGDRAGLRKVRRDVAMIFQHYNVVPRLSVLKNVLTGRLGSMPALLSWFQVFPAKDIAIARECLRRVELDHKADLRTDTLSGGQKQRVGIARALAQKPKVILADEPVASLDPKTSRKVLNYLKQASRQDGITVICNLHQVDYAREFAQRVIGVAAGRIVFEGRPDELTEEVLHLIYPGGVEEGAEAAVAGAEPATPAVPAAALHAVPARTAPQLAMEQS; encoded by the coding sequence ATGATCGAGATCCGCGGGCTGTGCAAGCGCTACGGCGACTTCACTGCGCTTCACCGTGTCGACCTCACGGTCGCCAAGGGTGAGTTCGTCGTCATCCTCGGTGCGTCGGGTGCGGGCAAGTCGACCTTGCTGCGTTGCATCAACCACCTGGCCGAGCCGAGCGAAGGCGAGATCCACGTCGACGGCGAGCGCTCGCGCGGCGACCGCGCCGGGCTGCGCAAGGTGCGTCGCGACGTCGCGATGATCTTCCAGCACTACAACGTGGTGCCGCGCCTGTCGGTGCTCAAGAATGTGCTGACGGGGCGACTGGGTTCCATGCCTGCGCTGCTGTCGTGGTTCCAGGTGTTCCCCGCGAAGGACATCGCCATCGCCCGCGAATGCCTGCGCCGCGTCGAGCTCGACCACAAGGCCGACCTGCGCACCGACACGCTCTCGGGCGGACAGAAGCAGCGCGTGGGCATTGCCCGTGCGCTGGCGCAGAAACCCAAGGTGATCCTGGCCGACGAGCCCGTGGCCAGCCTCGACCCGAAGACCTCGCGCAAGGTGCTCAACTACCTGAAGCAGGCCAGCCGGCAGGACGGCATCACGGTGATCTGCAACCTGCACCAGGTCGACTACGCGCGCGAGTTCGCGCAGCGCGTGATCGGCGTGGCGGCCGGGCGCATCGTGTTCGAAGGCCGGCCCGACGAGCTGACCGAGGAGGTGCTGCACCTCATCTATCCGGGTGGCGTGGAAGAGGGCGCCGAAGCCGCTGTTGCAGGCGCAGAGCCTGCAACGCCGGCCGTGCCCGCCGCGGCCCTGCATGCGGTGCCGGCGCGCACCGCCCCGCAACTCGCCATGGAGCAATCATGA
- the phnD gene encoding phosphonate ABC transporter substrate-binding protein produces MKRRKLLLGTAAVTASAFVPMARAQQVLTVGLIPSEDSRAMIANSQAMMDMLSKALGFAVKPFVAADYNGVIEALRSKRLDVAYLGPFSYVLGTTVADIEAFAVAETKKAGRSYYHSQIVTHKDTGIKTVADLKGKTFAFVDPSSTSGHLFPKAGLIKVGFNPDKDFGRVIFSGSHDSSAIAVQNKKVDAAAIADRILDAAVSKGLVKREDLVEVWKSEPIPESPTVWRKDLPADLKARVQAAFLQVKDIPWSDQGLLNGFHPTNDAAYNIIRDTAKVLNLDLRKMK; encoded by the coding sequence ATGAAGCGTAGAAAGCTGCTGCTCGGCACTGCCGCCGTGACAGCGTCCGCCTTCGTGCCGATGGCACGGGCACAGCAGGTTCTCACTGTCGGGCTGATTCCTTCCGAGGACTCGCGCGCCATGATTGCCAACAGCCAGGCCATGATGGACATGCTGTCCAAGGCCCTCGGCTTCGCGGTCAAGCCCTTCGTGGCGGCCGACTACAACGGGGTGATCGAAGCGCTGCGTTCCAAGCGGCTCGACGTGGCTTACCTCGGACCGTTCTCTTATGTGCTGGGCACCACGGTGGCCGACATCGAGGCCTTTGCAGTGGCCGAGACCAAGAAGGCCGGGCGCTCCTACTATCACAGCCAGATCGTGACCCACAAGGACACCGGCATCAAGACGGTGGCCGACCTCAAGGGCAAGACCTTCGCCTTCGTCGACCCCAGCTCGACCTCGGGCCACCTGTTCCCGAAGGCCGGCCTGATCAAGGTGGGCTTCAACCCCGACAAGGATTTCGGCCGCGTGATCTTCTCGGGCTCGCACGACTCGAGCGCGATCGCGGTGCAGAACAAGAAGGTGGACGCCGCGGCCATCGCCGACCGCATCCTCGACGCTGCCGTGTCCAAGGGCCTGGTCAAGCGCGAAGACCTGGTCGAGGTCTGGAAGTCGGAGCCGATCCCCGAGTCGCCCACCGTGTGGCGCAAGGACCTGCCGGCCGACCTGAAGGCGCGCGTGCAGGCCGCCTTCCTGCAGGTCAAAGACATCCCCTGGTCCGACCAGGGTCTGCTCAACGGTTTCCACCCGACCAACGACGCGGCCTACAACATCATCCGTGACACGGCCAAGGTGCTGAACCTCGACCTGAGGAAGATGAAATGA
- a CDS encoding LysR substrate-binding domain-containing protein, whose protein sequence is MRLTQLRSFYAVAREGSFTRAAEHLHVSQPTITTQVRFLEEAYQVELFHRRGRRVQLTEIGEQLMQLAQQIFSLEGDAVALLGDAGTLRTGHLRVAAVGPYHVTKMLVDFSLRYPDVKVTVSTGNSQDVLDRLLDYSADVGVLAQLVRDDRFLSVPFSQHPVVMFVPSTHRFAKRRNIRLAELQGERLILREQGSTTRKALELALAKAKVEVDVVMEISSREVIREAVAQGLGIAAVSGVEFVPGPNLHMVGFSDTEIFTYAHVLCLAERREMRMVSAFYDTLVPAIEARKRKS, encoded by the coding sequence ATGCGCCTCACCCAGCTGCGTTCCTTCTATGCCGTGGCCCGCGAAGGCAGCTTCACGCGGGCCGCCGAGCACCTGCACGTGAGCCAGCCCACCATCACCACGCAAGTGCGTTTTCTCGAAGAGGCCTACCAGGTCGAGCTCTTTCACCGGCGCGGCCGGCGCGTGCAGCTCACCGAAATCGGCGAACAGCTCATGCAGCTCGCGCAGCAGATCTTCAGCCTCGAAGGCGATGCGGTGGCGCTGCTCGGCGACGCCGGCACGCTGCGCACCGGCCACCTGCGTGTGGCAGCCGTGGGGCCGTACCACGTGACCAAGATGCTCGTCGACTTCAGTCTGCGCTACCCCGACGTGAAGGTCACGGTGAGCACCGGCAATTCACAGGACGTGCTCGACCGCCTGCTCGACTACAGCGCCGACGTCGGCGTGCTTGCGCAGCTGGTGCGCGACGACCGCTTTCTGTCGGTGCCCTTCAGCCAGCACCCGGTCGTGATGTTCGTGCCCTCCACGCACCGCTTCGCGAAGCGGCGCAACATCCGGCTCGCGGAGCTGCAGGGCGAACGGCTCATCCTGCGCGAGCAAGGATCGACCACGCGCAAGGCGCTCGAACTGGCGCTTGCGAAAGCCAAGGTCGAGGTCGATGTGGTGATGGAGATCAGCAGCCGCGAAGTGATCCGCGAAGCCGTGGCGCAAGGCCTGGGCATTGCGGCCGTGTCGGGCGTGGAGTTTGTGCCGGGGCCCAACCTGCACATGGTCGGCTTCAGCGACACCGAGATCTTTACCTACGCCCACGTGCTGTGCCTGGCCGAGCGGCGCGAGATGCGCATGGTCAGCGCCTTCTACGACACGCTGGTGCCCGCCATCGAAGCGCGCAAGCGCAAGAGCTGA
- the xerD gene encoding site-specific tyrosine recombinase XerD, which produces MTEAAAAPPTADIDTFIDALWLEDGLSKNTLAAYRRDLALFAQWLREHRGGMGLDAARETDLQAYMGVRLSTKGKATSANRRLTVFKRYYRWALRERRITADPSIRLMPARQMPRAIKTLSEKQVDDLLAAPDVESPLGLRDRAMLELMYASGLRVSELVALKVIDMSLNDGVLRVLGKGNKERLVPFGGEARRWIERYLEESRPVILDGQQTPDLFVTARGAGMTRVMFWVIVKKQAAAAGIHVPLSPHTLRHAFATHLLNHGVDLRAVQLLLGHADISTTTIYTHVARERLKQLHAAHHPRG; this is translated from the coding sequence ATGACCGAGGCCGCCGCCGCTCCCCCCACCGCCGACATCGACACCTTCATCGACGCCCTCTGGCTCGAGGACGGGCTGTCGAAGAACACGCTGGCCGCCTACCGCCGCGACCTCGCGCTGTTCGCGCAGTGGCTGCGCGAACATCGGGGCGGCATGGGGCTCGACGCCGCACGCGAGACCGACCTGCAGGCCTACATGGGCGTGCGCCTGTCCACGAAGGGCAAGGCGACGTCGGCGAACCGCCGGCTCACAGTGTTCAAGCGCTACTACCGCTGGGCGCTGCGCGAACGCCGCATCACGGCCGACCCGAGCATCCGCCTCATGCCCGCGCGCCAGATGCCGCGTGCCATCAAGACGTTGTCCGAGAAGCAGGTCGACGACCTGCTGGCCGCACCCGATGTCGAGAGCCCGCTCGGCCTGCGCGACCGCGCCATGCTGGAGCTGATGTACGCAAGCGGCCTGCGCGTGAGCGAGCTGGTCGCGTTGAAGGTGATCGACATGAGCCTCAACGACGGCGTGCTGCGCGTGCTCGGCAAGGGCAACAAGGAACGCCTCGTGCCCTTCGGCGGCGAGGCGCGGCGCTGGATCGAGCGCTACCTCGAAGAATCGCGCCCCGTGATCCTCGACGGCCAGCAGACGCCCGACCTGTTCGTGACCGCACGCGGCGCTGGCATGACGCGCGTGATGTTCTGGGTCATCGTGAAGAAGCAGGCGGCTGCAGCGGGCATCCACGTGCCGCTGTCGCCGCACACGCTGCGCCATGCGTTCGCCACGCACCTGCTGAACCATGGCGTCGATCTGCGCGCGGTGCAGCTGCTGCTGGGGCATGCCGACATCTCGACCACCACCATCTACACGCACGTGGCGCGCGAGCGCCTGAAGCAGCTGCACGCAGCGCATCATCCGCGCGGCTGA
- a CDS encoding tripartite tricarboxylate transporter substrate binding protein BugE, whose product MQRRQWSALAGAAVLVAAAGQSFAQGYPTKPVELSVPFAPGGTTDIVARVIADPLGKVLGQPVVVINRAGGGGIVGAAETARAPADGYKLGVATVSSTAANPAINPKTPYDPITDFTPIVNIAATPNVIAVNPSFPAKNYAEFVAELKKNPGKYSYASSGTGGIGHLLMELYKSLTTTFVTHIPYRGAGPALNDVVAGQVPIIFDNLPSAMPFIQSGRLVPIVVSAPSRVAGLPNVPTFKEVGLEPVNRMAYYGILGPKGLPKEVVDKINAGVKKAVEDPAVKKRIEDTGSLIVANTPDQFAAQIKAEFDVYKQVVKKQNLKLD is encoded by the coding sequence ATGCAACGTCGTCAATGGAGCGCGCTTGCGGGCGCCGCCGTGCTGGTCGCAGCGGCAGGTCAGAGTTTCGCGCAGGGCTATCCCACCAAGCCGGTCGAGCTGAGCGTGCCGTTCGCACCCGGCGGCACGACGGACATCGTGGCGCGCGTGATCGCCGATCCGCTGGGCAAGGTGCTGGGCCAGCCCGTGGTGGTGATCAACCGCGCCGGTGGCGGCGGCATCGTGGGCGCGGCCGAAACCGCGCGCGCGCCGGCCGACGGCTACAAGCTGGGCGTGGCGACGGTGTCGAGCACGGCGGCCAACCCGGCCATCAACCCGAAGACGCCGTACGACCCGATCACCGACTTCACGCCGATCGTCAACATCGCGGCCACGCCGAACGTGATCGCCGTGAACCCGAGCTTCCCGGCCAAGAACTACGCCGAGTTCGTGGCCGAGCTGAAGAAGAACCCGGGCAAGTATTCGTACGCCTCGTCGGGCACGGGCGGCATCGGCCACCTGCTGATGGAGCTGTACAAGAGCCTGACCACGACCTTCGTCACGCACATCCCGTACCGCGGCGCGGGCCCGGCGCTGAACGACGTGGTGGCCGGCCAGGTGCCGATCATCTTCGACAACCTGCCCTCGGCGATGCCCTTCATCCAGAGCGGCCGCCTGGTGCCGATCGTGGTGTCGGCGCCGTCGCGCGTGGCCGGCCTGCCGAACGTGCCGACCTTCAAGGAAGTCGGCCTGGAGCCGGTCAACCGCATGGCCTACTACGGCATCCTCGGTCCCAAGGGCCTGCCGAAGGAAGTGGTCGACAAGATCAACGCCGGCGTGAAGAAGGCGGTGGAAGATCCGGCCGTGAAGAAGCGCATCGAAGACACCGGCTCGCTGATCGTGGCGAACACGCCCGATCAGTTCGCCGCGCAGATCAAGGCCGAGTTCGACGTGTACAAGCAGGTCGTGAAGAAGCAGAACCTCAAGCTCGACTGA
- a CDS encoding AEC family transporter → MLEAVNYAQLLFPDFSLIAIGWLLCRYTALDRRVWDQVESLVYYFLFPVLLFHSIVRSPLDFGATSSLLTAGVGVGLAGIAMAYALPFVPGLRTHIDRHDHAASAQIAFRFNSFICLALAERLAGPEGLLLIAVLIGVCVPMFNIAAVWPMTRHAQTGFVRQLVRNPLIVATLAGLIANVLGLTVPTWLTPTLTRIGAASLALGLLAAGAGMQFATLGRGKALAVSVLAIRHFFLPLVAWGLSLALKLDATQAAVLMAFSAVPTASSAYVLAARMGYNGPYVAGLVTLSTILGVASLPFALALPR, encoded by the coding sequence ATGCTCGAAGCGGTGAACTACGCACAGCTGCTCTTCCCCGACTTCTCCCTCATCGCCATCGGCTGGCTCCTGTGCCGCTACACCGCGCTCGACCGCCGCGTGTGGGACCAGGTCGAGAGCCTGGTGTATTACTTTCTATTTCCTGTCCTGCTGTTCCATTCGATCGTGCGCAGCCCGCTCGACTTTGGTGCCACGTCGAGCCTGCTGACCGCGGGCGTCGGCGTCGGGCTGGCCGGCATCGCGATGGCGTACGCCCTGCCCTTCGTGCCGGGCCTGCGCACGCACATCGACCGGCACGACCACGCCGCCAGCGCGCAGATCGCGTTCCGCTTCAACTCCTTCATCTGCCTGGCGCTGGCCGAGCGGCTGGCCGGGCCCGAGGGCCTGCTGCTCATCGCCGTGCTGATCGGCGTGTGCGTGCCGATGTTCAACATCGCCGCCGTGTGGCCGATGACGCGCCATGCGCAGACCGGCTTCGTGCGACAGCTGGTGCGCAACCCGCTGATCGTGGCGACGCTGGCGGGCCTGATCGCCAACGTGCTGGGCCTCACCGTGCCGACCTGGCTCACGCCGACGCTCACGCGCATCGGTGCGGCTTCGCTGGCGTTGGGGCTGCTTGCGGCGGGCGCGGGCATGCAGTTCGCGACGCTGGGGCGCGGCAAGGCGCTGGCGGTGTCGGTGCTGGCGATCCGGCATTTCTTCTTGCCGCTGGTGGCCTGGGGGTTGTCGCTCGCCTTGAAGCTGGATGCGACGCAGGCTGCGGTGTTGATGGCCTTCTCAGCCGTGCCCACCGCGTCGAGTGCCTATGTGCTGGCGGCGCGCATGGGCTACAACGGGCCGTATGTGGCGGGGCTGGTCACGCTGTCGACCATCCTGGGCGTGGCAAGCCTGCCGTTCGCGCTGGCGCTGCCGCGCTGA